TgaattttgtcatttttaatCAGTATTTCAAAAACAAAGCCTCCAAATATTTGCTAGGATACAATATTTCATTTAAGGACATGGGGAAATCTGtactacatttatttcattttctgctaTGTGTTAAGAAAGCAGGCACACCATAAGTACACTAGGTTAAGCTCTGATGCACATCGTGATGGCATGCAGTAGAGGAGCTCATTCACCAAAATATGAATCAGCAATCCATAAAAAGTGTTAATGTTCTTATAggactgtcctggagtctccaggaattaaagattatgtcatgtgatgaaacctccaggaatctGTCTAAACAAAACTGGCAACCATAATAGATGAAAAGGCATTATGCCTCCATAACAACAGACCAGGAGAGGCAATATGAGGTATAAAATGATCAAGTGACCATAGCCAGTTCAGTGAAGCATGATAGCATTTTATGCTCAACAGTCCAAGATTAAAATCTTTAGTTAGCTAAGCATAATGTGAGTCAGTTTCATGTATAATGTATTGTGTGAGCCTGTGTGATACAATGTAACCAATTCCATTTAGTGCAATTTGACTATAGCTAATACAGAATAATTGGAGTCAGTTTCTAGCATGCTCCAGTTTGAGTCAAATATGATATGGAAAAGAACTTGATACATAATAATATGAAGAGGAGAGACCATATAATGCAGTGGATGAATAGTTAATATGCTAGAATACAGAAGGCAGTCTAATAGGTTATAATGTGATTAGGGGCCTAAATACTCTAATACGTGGACAAAAGCCTAATACATTATGAAAAAAATAGGAGACTATTAAAGAACAGTATAAATAATAGTACATAGCTGAACAAATCATAACACCAAATACTATAGTTTTTCCAAAAATAAGTGTACTGGGAGGAATATTTATTAGAAGATAAAACATGGCTCTTCaagcaaacattaaaataagGACTTTTTAGAGCCATTCTTCACATTTAAAAGGCTGTATAACAATGTACTGGGCAATCCTGATTCCTGTGCCAGAATACCGGCTTTTATTAATTTTCTTTCTAGAAGATTAATAAAAGTAGTTATGACAGTTCTAACCCGTTTTATACCAGGAGTCACGATTTCACAATTTATTGTACTATACTAATGCAAACAGTGTAGTCTGAAGACCTACCTTTTCCAAGAGGTTAACAAAGTCAGATTAGTTAAAGAACAGCAGCATTTTACAGCAAGTACACAAACATTAACATGACATTGTATTTCAAGAAAACATCACTGGCTTTTTAACATATTCAGCTTCTGAAAAGAGCAGAcatgttttaactttttttgacTTGTGAATGTGTTACATTTAAGTCCAGTAGCCATTAGTTTAATCAAATTTGATTATTTCTCTTCCTAACCCTTCATAGGGCTAATCTTGTGTACATGTGGAGAGCTCAGTTATGAGCACAAGATAATCAGTTCTGACTACAAGTTAAAGTCATCCCtaagcaaacagaaaactattcagtTTAGCAATAAagttaaataattattattagacTATGTGATGTGACTACAATGTGACTTTGAAATGACTGTAGTGTGATTAGAATAAAAATGTTATGTGTCTGTGATGTTTCTAGGAGAAAAACGTCTGTGATGCCATACCGCTGTGACATGACTCGTGTCAGAAAAAATGCGTGCATTATTAATGAATACATAGGCACAGTATTTCAGGAGCAGAATATGTTATGCAAAATGCTAGTAGTTCTAATTATCTTCTTTATTAATAGTTGTACTGCTTTGTACTGTAATATGATGAAGGAATTAAATACTTAATTCTTTCACAGAAAATTCTTTCTAAATGTTTTGGCAGTAAGGTTACTCTTTCTTGTCAATTCCTTGACTTTTGATGCTAGGGCTACAGCCATCCTTCCTGTATTACATAATGAACGCTTTTCTTTATTATTAGATTAAGTTCTGTTTGCTCCCATTACTTAATGTCATCAAAACCAGAAtcaattatttgtgtgtgtgtaatacaaaCTTTTTGGACACAAATATAAAACAGAGTGACAGGAAGGTTTTATCTTTACACAGCATGTGATTATCGAGACTGCAGCGTTCATGCACGCTTATATCAGGAGCATCTGCACCAGTGTGACTACCAAGGGTGTTTATATATGTGACTGTGAGAATCAGGATGTACCCCCTACATATACAGTAAATGCCTATATTTAATTGAAAGATTGGGTTTCTGTATTTGTACATAAATACACATATATGGAAACCTAATACACCAAGATAGAAGTCTACATATAATTGGTCAAAGATATGCAACTTAAAATGGGCACAGTATGTTTTCATGGTATGGTTTTAAGACCTGAAAATCTTATATTGATGCTATTCTTGTTTTTATATACATAGATTTGGTGGTCATAAACAATACCATCATTACTTATTGTGGCCATTTTAACCTGACTGTTAAGTTTCATAGGTGTTAGATGATATGGCAGGTAAATTCAGGCTGAGAAAGGCTAGGGATTCaaaaaatattcagaataaaGGTTTATTCATGCTGCAGATGTTGAAGAAATGCATGATGATCCTATCCTTGTCACACTTTTAAAGATAATTAATTCCAGAGTAGGTTATCATTTTATTATAGCACTGTCTTCCAGGCTGGATGGACAAAGTAAATGTGTCACTTGCAGGCTAGAAAagattattgtttttattattaattagacAATAATGAAGAATGTCTTTCCGTTCAATATTGcaggggataaaaaaaaaaaaggcattttcttAGAAAATTCTCCTCTGAGCCTTCAGAAAGGAAATTGAGGAAGGtatacaggagtcaatgggaagCGAGACTGAGCTGGAGTCAGAGAAATCTGAATTATAGATGAAGAGGCATGTATTAAATATAAAGTTGAAACAAGTTGAGGAGGGCCAGGGAGCGATATTTTATACAGCGAGAGGAGAGATGCCGGCCGGAGAGAGCCCTCCAGCAACTCTGAGGGGGGAGTTTGACGCACAAGCAGCAGTACCCCGCACAGCACCGGCCTCCTGCAGTGTCGGAGCTAGGAGAGCGGGCACAAGCGGTGCAcggttggggggcggggaagtctccccctcccctgttaaGAGCAGCTGCCCCCACCAAAGGAGACTGCTCCATGAGAACCTAAGGCAGCAGCTTTATCCGGGGGGCAGACTGGGCTTCTGCTCTCAGCCAATCCACCCCCGCTGCGGTTGCTGAAAAGGCTGCACCAGCTCACGCCATCCAGCACCCCTCATTCTCCCTCTCCGTCGCACTGATGTGACTGGGGACCAGGGGCTCCCCGCTCCAACGCCGCGGCTAAAACGCATGAGGCCCCTCGCGTGGCTCCCCGCAGGCTAACTTGGGGCGTGCATACGCCGCTAAAGCCAGCAGAGAATACGCCGAGTGgaggccccccccgccccggcaccCCGGGGCAGTTTAGCACCGTGCAGGGCAGTACGGTCGCCGGCCGCCCCTGTAATCTGGGGCCGCGCTCCCCTCCCCCGAATTGCAATCCAGGAGCACACAGCCACGTCCCGCCGGCAGCATGCACGGACTCCGCTGCCCACGTCTGGAAGGCAGCGGCGGCAGAAGCCTCCTCCCGCCCGCCCGGCAGCGGCTCCGAGGGCTGAATCCAAAAGGTCCCGGCTCGCGCGCCATCCCCCCCGCGTCTCTCGCACTCCAGTCAGCCGCCGCCGCTGCCCGCAAACCTATTAACCATTCCGCGCGGCTGCTGCAAGCTCCgctcaccctcctcctcctcttcagctCCGCCTCCCCGCGGCCCCGGCTGCCCGACCGACGCGCCTGGCGGCCAATGCCAGGGCAGCACCGCTCCAGCCTCCACCCCTCCCGCTGCAGGCCAATCGGGTGCCACAGGAGGGGGGGCTTAGCAATGCTCACACCCTCCCTCTGGGCTTATTGAGAGTTATATCAAGAAATTTCagttcacagagagagagagagagaaggagagaaagaaagagacactaggagggagaagggcaggggaagCGCTGTAGCTTCCTTCCATCACTAAAGCAATAACCTATTAGGATTTTCTTTGGCACCTATCACCCCAGAGAtgcaaagaaggagagagaagccTCAACCAGCCCAACTCTGACATTTCTAATAAGAACTTACAGACTTAACATGCCTGCCTCTCTACACTGAGGAGACAGGAATGGAAAATGTGTGCAGTGTAGAGTGGAAAATACCCCCGATCTAAAGAAGTGCACTGGGTTTTGTGCTTGCTGGTTGGTTGTGGTGGTGTATGCACGTTAAGCACCAGAAGGATCGTCGCCGGATAGAAATGAAACGTGGAGAGGATGACTAACGACAGAACTGTGAATTTGTTCTCTGGAGTTGCTAATTTCCCACCCCGAAGCAACACATTTCGCAAAGAGCAAACGTTTGGCTGCTGCTGATTtctccaaaactggtggtttagcAGATGCTTTGTGCTGTATGTGTTGGATCAGATCCTTGCTGAGCCGCAGCAGATCGGCAAAGGTACACAACCAGTGTAAGTGCAAAGTTACACATGCACCgtgcctctgatttttttttaaatactaaataTATTTATCTAGGTAGAGAATCTGTGTTTCTGATTCAGTTGCTGTTCGTGGCAAAGGCTCACCTACTCGGCTGTCTCTGCATCCCTACCTGCATCACTCTGCTGGAAGTGATCACAGGCATCAGCTAGCGTGCAGCTTTAATGCAGATAAGATGTAGTGCTTAGGCGCTGACCAGTTCCACTAAAGTATGTAGATGCCTGGAGCCTTGCACCATTTAATTTGCGGTTAATAGAGCATTTCGGCAGaagtcctttttttttaacctgcattATCAGTCTGCAGTATTTATGTGTGGCAGCCGCTAATAACATCCTGAGGGGAGATCAGTGTCAGTGGTAAAAGACTGcaccttttcccctcctcctgtgATCAGAACATATTTTTTCCTGCACGTTCTTTGCAAACATTTAGGTTGCTTCTAAGTTGCATTTTGAATCCCCAATCCCTCTGatttagaatgttttaaaaatcaaataaagttTAACGTTATTAAACAAAAGGTGAAGTAGCCAACATCTGGAGATGAGACACCGAGCTTACTGTGTAAGAAACTGTGAGTCCTGTTATTGTCTTTTTAGTTAATAGGGATGTGAAGTAGCCAGTGacgactgctgctgctgcagcatgtCCGGGTGTTTATTTCCCTGTACGATAGCAATAGTGGGGGATGCAAGGCACCAGGAGGAAAGAAAAATctggttagcaaaaaaaaaaaaaaaaaaaaagcacggaAGGAAACAACAAATTACGTTTGGCAGCTGACATTGCAGTTAGCACAGAATCCTAGAGAAGTACGGCGAGGTTTTTCACTGGCACCAAACgactgggtggaggggggaaagcaCATTACTGATTATTTCACCAAGTGCTAACAAACGATTTGGAAAGTACGTGTCGAAACTGTAGCTGCCTTTAGTACGGCAAGTAGTTAATTCCATTCTCGGTATGTGCAACTAACGGGATATTGGTGCATTCGTCCGGGATTGCTTGTAAAAGGGAGAAGCAGGGATATGTACAGCGTGCAAGTGTGCATTGCAAAAATGAGTAGTAGTTCTTGGTGGttgtggatttgttttttttttttttttttttgtgaaacaaTAATGCTTGTCTGTGTGATTGTGTTGACAGTTGCTGTCTCCAAATAAGAAATGAGATGTAATGCATCCTGCAGTCCATGCACGCCTCCTCTTGCAAATCGTGCACCATTCCTCCGTGGAAACCTTTAAATCCTAAAATCCAGAAAAAGAGAATAAACACATTATCATGGACCTGAGGGATTTTTACCTGTTGGCTGCTCTGATTGCCTGTTTAAGGCTGGATTCAGCTATAGCTCAAGAACTTATTTACACTATTAGAGAGGAGCTGCCTGAAAATGTACCCATAGGAAACATACCAAAGGATCTGAACATTTCTCACATCAATGCTGCCACAGGGACCAGCACCAGCCTTGTCTACAGACTGGTTTCTAAAGCAGGGGATGCCCCTTTGGTCAAAGTGTCCAGCACCACCGGGGAAATCTTCACCACCTCTAATAGAATAGATAGAGAAAAACTCTGTGCTGGAGCCTCCTATGCTGAAGAAAATGAGTGTTTTTTTGAACTTGAAGTGGTGATTCTCCCCAATGACTTTTTTAGGCTgatcaaaataaaaatcattgtAAAAGATACCAATGACAATGCACCTATgtttccatcccctgtcatcaaTATTTCCATACCTGAAAACACGTTGATCAACAGCCGCTTTCCAATTCCATCAGCAACTGATCCGGACATTGGTTTCAACGGTGTACAGCACTATGAACTGTTAAATGGGCAGAGTGTCTTTGGATTGGATATTGTAGAAACTCCGGAAGGAGAGAAATGGCCTCAACTGATCGTACAGCAAAACTTGGATAGAGAGCAGAAGGACACCTATGTGATGAAAATCAAAGTAGAGGATGGAGGAACCCCTCAGAAATCCAGCACAGCCATACTGCAAGTCACAGTAAGTGATGTCAATGATAACAGGCCAGTTTTCAAAGAGAGTCAGGTGGAGGTTCACATACCAGAGAATGCCCCAGTAGGCACCTCTGTAATTCAGCTTCATGCTACAGATGCAGATGTAGGAAGCAATGCAGAAATCAGATATATTTTTGGTGCCCAAGTTGCCCCTGCAACCAAAAGGCTCTTTGCTTTAAATAACACAACAGGGCTGATTACAGTGCAGAGGTCCTTAGATCGAGAAGAGACTGCTATTCACAAAGTGACAGTGCTGGCCAGTGACGGTAGCTCTACTCCTGCTCGGGCAACTGTTACCATCAACGTCACTGATGTAAATGATAACCCTCCTAACATAGACCTCAGGTACATTATAAGTCCCATCAATGGCACAGTATACTTATCTGAGAAAGATCCTGTCAATACAAAGATTGCCCTAATTACAGTTTCAGATAAGGACACTGATGTGAATGGCAAAGTGATCTGTTTCATTGAGAGAGAGGTCCCATTTCACTTGAAGGCAGTTTACGACAACCAGTATTTGTTAGAGACCTCTTCCTTGTTGGACTATGAGGGCACCAAAGAATTCAGCTTTAAAATTGTTGCCTCTGATTCTGGCAAGCCCAGTTTGAACCAGACTGCCCTGGTAAGAGTTAAACTGGAGGATGAAAATGACAACCCTCCAATTTTCAGCCAGCCTGTAATTGAGCTGTCAGTTTCTGAAAACAACCGTCGTGGTCTATACTTAACAACTATTAGTGCCACAGACGAAGACAGTGGGAAAAATGCAGACATTGTTTATCAGCTAGGCCCTAATGCCTCCTTTTTCGATCTGGATCGAAAGACGGGAGTTTTGACAGCCTCCAGAGTTTTTGACAGAGAAGAGCAAGAACGTTTCATTTTCACTGTAACAGCAAGGGACAACGGCACCCCTCCTCTGCAGAGTCAAGCGGCTGTAATTGTTAGTGTGCTGGATGAAAATGACAACAGTCCCAAATTTACTCATAATCACTTTCAGTTTTTTGTATCTGAGAACTTACCAAAGTATAGCACTGTGGGAGTGATCACAGTGACCGATGCAGATGCAGGGGAAAATAAAGCAGTGACCCTTTCCATCCTGAATGATAATGAGAACTTTGTGCTGGATCCTTACTCTGGAGTTATAAAGTCCAATGTTTCTTTTGATCGAGAACAGCAGAGCTCGTACACCTTTGACGTCAAGGCCATTGATGGAGGACAACCTCCTCGCTCTTCTACAGCGAAAGTAACAATAAATGTCATGGACGTTAATGATAATAGCCCAGTTGTCATCTACCCACCTTCTAATACTTCTTTTAAGTTGGTGCCACTCTCAGCAATCCCAGGCTCTGTCGTAGCAGAAGTATTCGCTGTGGATATAGACACTGGAATGAATGCTGAACTTAAATATACAATTGTAAGTGGAAATAACAAAGGTTTATTTCGTATTGATCCAGTGACAGGTAATATTACTCTGGAAGAAAAACCAGCTCTTACCGATGTGGGGCTGCATCGTTTAGTGGTCAACATAAGTGACTTGGGTTATCCTAAATCCTTGCATACTCTTGTGCttgtatttttgtatgtaaatgaCACTGCTGGAAATGCCTCTTATATTTATGACTTGATACGTAGGACTATGGAAACACCCTTGGACCGGAACATAGGGGACAGTAGCCAACCCTATCAAAATGAGGACTATCTTACTATCATGATTGCTATAGTGGCAGGTGCTATGGTTGTGATAGTGGTGATATTTGTCACGGTTCTGGTTCGCTGTCGACATGCATCTAGGTTCAAAGCGGCACAAAGGAGCAAGCAAGGTGCTGAATGGATGTCTCCCAATCAGGAGAACAAacagaacaagaaaaagaaaaggaagaaaaggaagtcTCCTAAAAGTTCTCTTTTGAACTTTGTTACCATTGAGGAGTCGAAACCTGATGATGCTGTTCATGAACCTATCAACGGGACAATAAGCCTTCCAGCTGAGCTGGAGGAGCAAAGTATAGGAAGATTTGACTGGGGCACAGCACCACCAACAACCTTTAAGCCTAACAGTCCTGATCTTGCTAAGCATTACAAATCTGCCTCTCCACAGTCTGCTTTTCATCTTAAACCTGACACTCCAGTATCAGTGAAAAAGCATCATGTGATTCAGGAACTTCCGTTGGACAACACCTTTGTTGGTGGTTGTGACACCCTTTCCAAACGCTCTTCCACTAGTTCAGATCACTTCAGTGCCTCAGAGTGCAGTTCCCAAGGAGGCTTCAAGACAAAGGGCCCCTTACACACCAGACAGGTAAATGAGCACTTTTACTGGTCTATAAGTACTGCATACAAGTGCCCAATCAACCAGTATTAAAGTGCCAGTATGTCTTTTGTTTAGGTCTACTTTTAGCTTGGTTATAATATGGAGAGAAAAAAACGACCACTTTACCATCTGTCTGGGGACTTGTAAAATGCCTCTGATATTTCACAGTTTTAAGAGTCACTGATTATTAAAAAGAACTACATGTGCACATATACACacgcatgcaaacacacacacacacacacactcacatatcTGTGTGTGCATAAACAACAGATCAGAAATGGAAATAAATTGTTAAAAGCCAAATTGTTTTCCCAAGAGTGTCCCAGTGTAAAGGTTACTGAAGAAGAAAAACTGTGTTTTCTAATGTGCCAAATTCCACTCAAAGAGAAAATTTGGCTGTTTCAGGATTAATGTGTTACTTTGGGGATATgtaaattcacttttaaatttCAAGTGAGGCTGGTTTGAGTGTCTTTTATATTTCAAACTAGTTTGGAATATTGTTAAGTTGTTAAAGGGGTTCTTATTTTTTCACTTACAAAGATAGCAGACTTTCCAAGGAACTTCATCTGTGAAGCATATGGTTTGTTGGTAGGATATAACTAAGCCATACGGAAGTCttcctttgttttgatttttaattattttgttgttATAAAGTAGGGGGTCTAATAGAAAGTTTTttgcatattttcaaaaatggccaaAGTATACTTTCAAAAGGAATGCATTTGCTCTAAATACAACTTAATTATGCAGAAAAAATCAGCCCATTGTACATATTTTCTCATCTTAGTTATGCATAAGTGATCTGTCACAACTCATTTTAAACTGTGAAATATGCCATATGAAGAGGGATTAGGAGGCTGATAAACTCATATTTCAACCAAATCCAGCATTAGTTTTTCTTAGGTCTAATAATTCCTTGCTAATAAAGATTTAAATGCAGCGCTGTCTAATTTATTTCATTGATGCTTGTCTTTTGCCACTAAATTAGAATGTCAATATAGCCTGTAGATGGCACTAAGGTACTGTGTCGCTTGTGCTGGCCAGGTGCCAATCCTGCAGTAGAtaggaaatgggggagggaggatcaaAGTAGTACTACAGCCAAAGAAACCTTTTGTTTAATCATAGTTGCACTGGAGCAACCAGTAGTTAAATTTACGGGTTTGCAAAGCAGCTTCTTAGTGCTTAGCTTTCACTGCACCAACTTTCTAAGGTTTAGCAATCAACTTCATATTACTGTAGGCATTGTAATCTTCAATATATGGTGATTTGTCTGAATTTATTAGGGGTCCACAAAGTACGAATCTTAGAGCAGCAGGCAAGGAACATTTAAACTTGTCTTTGCAAAAAAGCTTTTGTCAGTAGCAAGTTTAGGACCAAGTAATTCCCTTGCTGTTGCATTAGCCTTATCTAAGATGAATGTGATGTTCCCCAAACCATGTCTTGACTTTTGGGTGTCTGTAAAGTGTCATACTAACAAGACACCTTGTTTAAAACAGGCACTTACAAGGCATCTGCTGTCTAGGTAACTACTCCAAAAACCCTCAATAGACTTGAAATGAGACACGGAAGAAACACTTAGAAAACTCTCCACACAAAAATCTGTCTTTCACAAGGACTTTAAAGCACTGTAAACTCTCAGAATGTTTTATGCACTACAGTAGCACTCCTgtcagcatatttttttttaaaaatgctgatttaaaaacctccagtgcaGAGCAGCTCTAGGTAATCTATGGTTGTTCAGATGAGGGAATATACTCTTCCCCCATTTTAGTTACAAATTTAAAAACCTCCTTCTTTGGTGTTCAGAGGTGCTGTTAATTTAACTTAAATTAACTTCCCATGTTCTGTTAAAAGAGTCACTCTTAATCCCCTTCAGCCTCCCAAAGAAGTTAAAGGAAGTTAAGCTCACTAAAATGATTTACCTGATAGAATATGTCAGCACTGAACAGTGATGCTGAATGTGGGCAGAAAACCTACAGGCAACATTTTCACCTTCTTTTTTGTTCTTTACATTAAACAAATGTTGCTTGAGTTTTAGTAATAATACCAGTCAGTATACTCACATTCTTGTATTATGGACCTGCTTCAAATCCTGTTGTaggcaatggaaagattctcattgacttccatggatttTGAATCAGTCTATAGAAGAGGTATAATGTTACATGGGACTGAAAATGCATCTATATTTTATTGTTCTTTTTATAGAAACAATTATTATAATTGAGCTTTTCCATTCATaagcctgattttttaaaatagattttccaGTTGATCAGTGTTACAGGAACTAAGGTTTTTGACCTTATAACATTTTCTAATGGTTGAGTTCAGCCAACAGT
The DNA window shown above is from Trachemys scripta elegans isolate TJP31775 chromosome 1, CAS_Tse_1.0, whole genome shotgun sequence and carries:
- the PCDH9 gene encoding protocadherin-9 isoform X7, whose amino-acid sequence is MDLRDFYLLAALIACLRLDSAIAQELIYTIREELPENVPIGNIPKDLNISHINAATGTSTSLVYRLVSKAGDAPLVKVSSTTGEIFTTSNRIDREKLCAGASYAEENECFFELEVVILPNDFFRLIKIKIIVKDTNDNAPMFPSPVINISIPENTLINSRFPIPSATDPDIGFNGVQHYELLNGQSVFGLDIVETPEGEKWPQLIVQQNLDREQKDTYVMKIKVEDGGTPQKSSTAILQVTVSDVNDNRPVFKESQVEVHIPENAPVGTSVIQLHATDADVGSNAEIRYIFGAQVAPATKRLFALNNTTGLITVQRSLDREETAIHKVTVLASDGSSTPARATVTINVTDVNDNPPNIDLRYIISPINGTVYLSEKDPVNTKIALITVSDKDTDVNGKVICFIEREVPFHLKAVYDNQYLLETSSLLDYEGTKEFSFKIVASDSGKPSLNQTALVRVKLEDENDNPPIFSQPVIELSVSENNRRGLYLTTISATDEDSGKNADIVYQLGPNASFFDLDRKTGVLTASRVFDREEQERFIFTVTARDNGTPPLQSQAAVIVSVLDENDNSPKFTHNHFQFFVSENLPKYSTVGVITVTDADAGENKAVTLSILNDNENFVLDPYSGVIKSNVSFDREQQSSYTFDVKAIDGGQPPRSSTAKVTINVMDVNDNSPVVIYPPSNTSFKLVPLSAIPGSVVAEVFAVDIDTGMNAELKYTIVSGNNKGLFRIDPVTGNITLEEKPALTDVGLHRLVVNISDLGYPKSLHTLVLVFLYVNDTAGNASYIYDLIRRTMETPLDRNIGDSSQPYQNEDYLTIMIAIVAGAMVVIVVIFVTVLVRCRHASRFKAAQRSKQGAEWMSPNQENKQNKKKKRKKRKSPKSSLLNFVTIEESKPDDAVHEPINGTISLPAELEEQSIGRFDWGTAPPTTFKPNSPDLAKHYKSASPQSAFHLKPDTPVSVKKHHVIQELPLDNTFVGGCDTLSKRSSTSSDHFSASECSSQGGFKTKGPLHTRQMLHPSEDPLLYNIFVAKLPTRQ
- the PCDH9 gene encoding protocadherin-9 isoform X3 — translated: MDLRDFYLLAALIACLRLDSAIAQELIYTIREELPENVPIGNIPKDLNISHINAATGTSTSLVYRLVSKAGDAPLVKVSSTTGEIFTTSNRIDREKLCAGASYAEENECFFELEVVILPNDFFRLIKIKIIVKDTNDNAPMFPSPVINISIPENTLINSRFPIPSATDPDIGFNGVQHYELLNGQSVFGLDIVETPEGEKWPQLIVQQNLDREQKDTYVMKIKVEDGGTPQKSSTAILQVTVSDVNDNRPVFKESQVEVHIPENAPVGTSVIQLHATDADVGSNAEIRYIFGAQVAPATKRLFALNNTTGLITVQRSLDREETAIHKVTVLASDGSSTPARATVTINVTDVNDNPPNIDLRYIISPINGTVYLSEKDPVNTKIALITVSDKDTDVNGKVICFIEREVPFHLKAVYDNQYLLETSSLLDYEGTKEFSFKIVASDSGKPSLNQTALVRVKLEDENDNPPIFSQPVIELSVSENNRRGLYLTTISATDEDSGKNADIVYQLGPNASFFDLDRKTGVLTASRVFDREEQERFIFTVTARDNGTPPLQSQAAVIVSVLDENDNSPKFTHNHFQFFVSENLPKYSTVGVITVTDADAGENKAVTLSILNDNENFVLDPYSGVIKSNVSFDREQQSSYTFDVKAIDGGQPPRSSTAKVTINVMDVNDNSPVVIYPPSNTSFKLVPLSAIPGSVVAEVFAVDIDTGMNAELKYTIVSGNNKGLFRIDPVTGNITLEEKPALTDVGLHRLVVNISDLGYPKSLHTLVLVFLYVNDTAGNASYIYDLIRRTMETPLDRNIGDSSQPYQNEDYLTIMIAIVAGAMVVIVVIFVTVLVRCRHASRFKAAQRSKQGAEWMSPNQENKQNKKKKRKKRKSPKSSLLNFVTIEESKPDDAVHEPINGTISLPAELEEQSIGRFDWGTAPPTTFKPNSPDLAKHYKSASPQSAFHLKPDTPVSVKKHHVIQELPLDNTFVGGCDTLSKRSSTSSDHFSASECSSQGGFKTKGPLHTRQALNFGDMPKYLWEIWVPDKPWVPQDEFYDQASPDKRTEADGNSDPNSDGPLGPRGLAEATEMCTQECLVLGHSDNCWMPPSLGPYQQPKSPLSTFAPQKEWVKKDKLVNGHTLTRTWKEDSNRNQFSDRKQYGSGEGHFNTGNHMTDIPLANLKSYKQASGPAESPKEHQL
- the PCDH9 gene encoding protocadherin-9 isoform X4 encodes the protein MDLRDFYLLAALIACLRLDSAIAQELIYTIREELPENVPIGNIPKDLNISHINAATGTSTSLVYRLVSKAGDAPLVKVSSTTGEIFTTSNRIDREKLCAGASYAEENECFFELEVVILPNDFFRLIKIKIIVKDTNDNAPMFPSPVINISIPENTLINSRFPIPSATDPDIGFNGVQHYELLNGQSVFGLDIVETPEGEKWPQLIVQQNLDREQKDTYVMKIKVEDGGTPQKSSTAILQVTVSDVNDNRPVFKESQVEVHIPENAPVGTSVIQLHATDADVGSNAEIRYIFGAQVAPATKRLFALNNTTGLITVQRSLDREETAIHKVTVLASDGSSTPARATVTINVTDVNDNPPNIDLRYIISPINGTVYLSEKDPVNTKIALITVSDKDTDVNGKVICFIEREVPFHLKAVYDNQYLLETSSLLDYEGTKEFSFKIVASDSGKPSLNQTALVRVKLEDENDNPPIFSQPVIELSVSENNRRGLYLTTISATDEDSGKNADIVYQLGPNASFFDLDRKTGVLTASRVFDREEQERFIFTVTARDNGTPPLQSQAAVIVSVLDENDNSPKFTHNHFQFFVSENLPKYSTVGVITVTDADAGENKAVTLSILNDNENFVLDPYSGVIKSNVSFDREQQSSYTFDVKAIDGGQPPRSSTAKVTINVMDVNDNSPVVIYPPSNTSFKLVPLSAIPGSVVAEVFAVDIDTGMNAELKYTIVSGNNKGLFRIDPVTGNITLEEKPALTDVGLHRLVVNISDLGYPKSLHTLVLVFLYVNDTAGNASYIYDLIRRTMETPLDRNIGDSSQPYQNEDYLTIMIAIVAGAMVVIVVIFVTVLVRCRHASRFKAAQRSKQGAEWMSPNQENKQNKKKKRKKRKSPKSSLLNFVTIEESKPDDAVHEPINGTISLPAELEEQSIGRFDWGTAPPTTFKPNSPDLAKHYKSASPQSAFHLKPDTPVSVKKHHVIQELPLDNTFVGGCDTLSKRSSTSSDHFSASECSSQGGFKTKGPLHTRQPQDEFYDQASPDKRTEADGNSDPNSDGPLGPRGLAEATEMCTQECLVLGHSDNCWMPPSLGPYQQPKSPLSTFAPQKEWVKKDKLVNGHTLTRTWKEDSNRNQFSDRKQYGSGEGHFNTGNHMTDIPLANLKSYKQASGPAESPKEHQL